The genomic window GAAATAAGAAAAACTAAAGCAGGAGATAGTAAGGAGCTTCTAAAAGGAAAACTAAATCTCCTTGAAGAAATGACTCTTCCTATTGTAATTTTTGCAAACATATCGGAAAGTGAAGAAATGCAACTATTTCATGACTTAAATAACTTAGCTAAGCCACCTAGTAAATCAGTAAATCTAAAGTTTAATCAATCTAATCTTTATATAAGATTAGCAAAAGAAGTATCAGAAGAGAATGAATTTCTTTCAGCTTATGGTATAGATATGGAAAATAATAAACTTTCAGATAAAAACCCAAATTTTGCTTTGCTAAATACTATATCTAATAGTATTTCATTTTTACTTCTTGGTAAAGACAAACAAGATGATTCATTTTTAAAATCTGAAAATTATCAAGTTCATAAGCAAAATGTAAATGCAATTTTTGATAATTTATTTACCTATCTTCCTAGTGATATCACTAATAGAAAAAAGTACTTGCTAGGTAAGGCTTCCATATTACAAGGTATTTGTAAGTTTATCTATAACGCTAAAAATAAAATGGAACTATCAGATGATGTAATTTACAAGGTAATTGAAGATACAGAATGGAGACATGATGATGTTTGGCTGAATTATGGCGGTTCTTGGGATAAAAGTAATGAAGGGATTACTTTTTCAGGAAGTGCTGCAGCTATAGGTTCCGTAAATAAAATGTTAATGGATAATTTAGAGAAAATTAACTCCCTTTAGATATTCATCATGATAAAATAAAAGTCGCGGATATGAAAGAAAATCATGTTACTAAACTAGATGATTTAAGGATCGTTTGTAATAATTGTCATAGGAAAATTCATGGTTATAACTTATCAATTAATGAATTAATTGATAGACAGAGATAATTAGAAAATATTTATTATAATTTTAGAGCTATACTTATATTTTTAAGTATAGCTCACTTTATTTTATGTATATATGTATTTAACAATTTTCATATATTATTATTTAATTTTATTATATACAAATTCTTTATCTAACATAAAGCAAGTTTTTGTAGTATCATTTTCAAAGAAATTATTATAAGCGTCATCTCCAGAATTACCTTTTGGAGCAATTACTAAAGTAGGTTCATTAAATTTGTTTGGGTAAGGTAACTTGGAAATATCCCTATCTTTAATTGCATCCCTAACCATTTTATATGACTGCTCAAATAAACTAATATCATCAGCTGTAAATGCAATCCTTTTAATTCCTTTTAATACTCTATGTCCATTGCTCTTATTTTTACCTTCATAACAAATAAGAATAATAGTAACTTCTTGAAAGTAATTTTGCCAGTCAGAATCATCCCATTCATTTGAGAACTCGGAGAGAACAAGATTTCTGAAGGATAACCTTTCTATTGGATGGTAATTTTCATCTACAGGTATATTTTTGATTATAAAAGTTGTTTTTGAAAATAAGTCGTGTTTAGATACTAATTCTGTATCTTTCCCTATAAGCCTATCAGAAATCATTTTGCTTAAGTTTTTAGGAATACGATTAATTTCTAATCCTGTGATTTTATTATAAATTTCTAGTTGAGTTAGACCTATGTATGGTTTTAGTTTACTTAGAACATATTCTTCAACTGTTTTGAAGTTATTATGGTTAGTAAGAAGTTTATCAGAGTTTCTTAATATCCCTGTCATAAAAGAACTTTTAAGAGAAAATGCTCTAGGTTTAGCAGGTTCATTAGAAAAAGGTTGATTTGTTCTTTCTGAACTGTCAGAAGCTTTTGTGCAGGCTCCTAGATAAGAGGTATCACCTTCAGAGAGTAAATGGGCTTGTCCGTTTATTACCTTATTTTTTATTATTGAAAAGTCATTCTTAAGGACATCTTCATCTATAGACATATCATATAGTTGGTAATGCTTTATAACAAAATCAGAGTAACTAGTATTACTTTTATATTCATACCATATAATCAATAATTTCTTATTCTTGAAGATTAATTTACTAAACTCAAATGTTTCATTAACAATATCACAAAAATTAATTTTACTTAATACTAATCTTTCTTTCGCTGACACTGTATTATTTTTATTTACTTTAAGTCCAGTGACTTTTAATTCTATTCCTAAAGAAGAAAAGTCAGCTTGGGCACTATTGTTTAAGCTATAACCATAAAATCCAGTTTCAACTACTTTACCTAAAACTCCCTTATCATTCTTAAGTTTATTTAGCAAATCTAGTTTATCTAATTCACCAAATGTCTTTCCTTTAATTCTTTCTGTATAATCTAATAGTTCTTTTTCTGAATTAAACTTCATTTTAAACACCCCCTAAAAAAGTTTAAATAAATTTGTATAAATATATAAATTGGATCTTTTCTTAGATAGATAAATATATTATAATTAAAAAGTAATTTTTAATATGATATACTAAAATGTTGCATATAATTGACAATATTAGTATATCATACATGAAATTCTCTTTCATAATTTTACAAATAGAAAGTAGGGAATATAACGATGACTATGGAGAAAAGTGTATGCGAATTGTTTGCAGGAGTTGGTGGATTTCATGTTGGGTTAAAAAGAGCAAATACAGAGTGGGAAGTAGTCTTTGCTAATCAATGGGAGCCTAGTAGAAGGAGTCAGCACGCTTATGAATGCTATATAAATCACTTCCCAAATGTTAATACACAAAATATTAACATAGAAGAAATAAATGATAATCCACAACAATATGAAATACCTAGATACAATCTGTTAGTTGGAGGATTTCCATGTCAAGATTACTCAGTAGCAGCTACAGGAGCAAGAGGCATAGAGGGTAAAAAGGGAGTTCTATGGTGGGAAATAAAGAAAATGCTACAAAGAAATAGATCTCCCTTTGTATTACTAGAGAATGTAGATAGATTATTAAAGTCACCAGCTAAACAAAGAGGTAGAGATTTTGCTATTATACTAGCATCATTTAGAGATTTAGGATATAGCGTTGAGTGGAGAGTAATAAATGCTGCAGATTATGGTTTTCCGCAAAAGAGAACAAGAGTATTTATATTTGCATATTTGAATACTACAAATTATTATAGGAGACAAATAGAAGTCATAAATAATTTAAGTATAAGTGATTATATAAAAGATAGAGGCTTTTTTGCTGAACAGTTTCCGGTGGAAGATATTGTACTTACTAATGAATGTGAGCTAAATCAAGATATATTAACTATATCCAATGAGTTTAAATTTGAGTTTTTAAATAGTGGTGTCATGCTCAATAATAGAATTATGACACAAAAATACACTCCTATATTAGAAACACCTATGACATTAAGAGAAGTATTAGAAACTAATGTACCTGAAGAATATTATTTAGGAGAAGAACTAGGTGATTGGGAATACATGAAAGGTGCTAAGGCAATACCTAGAAAGTCTAGGACTGGTCATGAATATACATTTAGAGAAGGTGCGATTTCATTTCCAGATAACTTAGATAGACCAGCAAGAACAATGTTAACTAGTGAGTCAACTAAAAATAGAAGTACTCATGTAATTAGAGATCCTGAAACAAATAGATTGAGAGTGCTAACTCAAGTAGAATGTGAACGTCTAAATGGATTTGAGGATAACTGGACAAATACTGGTATGCCTCCAAAGTTTAGATATTTTTGTATGGGAAATGCACTAGTGGTAGGATTGATAGAGAGAATGGGGATGACTCTAAATAACATATTTGATCATGAGACAGGAGATAATTCTATATCCGAAGTTGCAATAGATATGGAATAAAAGACCGTCTATCTGTGAGATACATAGATAGATGGTTTTTTACATGTAAAGGAGATAATTACATTAAATTAATCTCGATAATAATAAAAAGGCTGCTATATACATAGCGGCCTTTTTATTATTATTCTTCAATCTCTTTAGCAATTTTATTTTTTAATGAGTTTAAGTCTATATCAAGCACGACTGCCAGTTTTAAAAGTTCTTCAGCAGAAAATGTATCATTTTTAGTTTTGGAGATAAAGCTCCTAGGGTTAATCCCTACCTTGTCAGCTATCTTTTTTTTAATTCTACCCTGCTTTGTTAGTTCGTCATCAATTAATTGTCCTATGTTCATTTTTTTGCACCTACCTAAATTTTTTCTCCTATTAATAGGAATTTAATATTTTTTTTAAAATTCCTTTAAGTATTTCACTTATTAGTATTCCTGTATGAAATATTGTGTAGTATATAGGAATATTTATGTAACTATTAAGTAAAATTATATATTAAAAGTAGTAATAATAGTATTCAAGAACTAAATTTTTTATATTTAGTTTTTGAATACTATTCCATGACCCGAATTATATGAGGGGAATGAAAAAAGCATACCTTTAAATTTAGGTATGCTTTAATGCTCTGTTAAGTATAATAGTATTCCATTTGTAATACTTTCTGCAACCCTTGAGAGGTGTTCATTGCTTTTTAAAAGTTTTGAATCATTTGCATTAGATATAAAACCAATTTCAGTTAGGCAAGAAATCATCTTAGTTTTTTTAAGGACTGAGAGATTAGTCCTTTGTTTTATGTCTCGATTTCTAAGAGCTGTTGCTTTAACTAACTTATCATTTATAACCTTAGCCAACTCTGAGCCCTTTTGACTATAATACAGAGTTTCAATTCCATTAGCTCCTGCATCAGCATAACTATTGCAATGAATAGATACAAAAAGCCTTGCATTATTTCTATTTGCTATAATACATCTATTTGTTAGAGATACAAATAGATCCTTATCTCTTGTTAAAATCGGATTGATCTTATGTTTTAAAAGGTTAGACTTAACCATTTGGGCCACCTTTAGATTTATGTCTTTTTCTTTTAGTCCATTTCCTATAGCTCCACTATCTGTGCCACCATGACCAGGATCAATTACTACAGTTGTTTTAAACATAAAATTCACTCCTTTTTGTTCTCAATAATAGTATTAAGCTTTGTTATTGTGTCCGTTAATACTTCTAGCCTTTTATCTAATTTCGTTAGCAGATATGTACAAACTACGATTGGAAATCCGATATTAGCGATTGTATTTATTAAGTTTTCATCTAACATAAGCTTTACCTCCTTTTGTTTTCATTTTGAAAACTAAAGCTAATAAGATATACATCTCATTAGCTTTAAGTATTTACTAGTAAGTAATTTCAGTTGTACTAGTTTCAATAACTTTAGCAGAAACTGCTTTTACCATTTGTGCATTTTCAAAGCCAAACACATCGGAATCGACTATTAATTCAGCTAATGCTCTAATTTCAGCAGATGTTATGGTGTCCTTTACTTCTGGTATGTTAATTCTATGAACTTCTTCGTTACTGTCTAAGAAGTATAGAGAGAGTACCTTTTTATACATTGTCATTACCTCCTTAAATTATTTTTTAGATGATTAAGCCTCCATGCTATCGTCAAGCAGACCTTGTTGCTCTACTATTGAAATAGCATCTGTTGGGAAGGGTATTAATTTTGAAATAGCCACTGCAACAGCATGAATTGAAGTATCAGTAGCATTCGGTCTGATGTTTCTGAAATTGTATTTTCTTGATACTGATTTTCCATTTTTATCTGTTCCAAGGTTTACTTCAAGAATAAGATTTCTTTGTTCAAAATATCTTTTAATCATTACTTTTGGACCTCCTTTTTACTTGATTTGTTTATCCTAATCCTAGTATTTTCAAGGCTTAAAGTAAAATTTTTCGTTTGTCATATCTTTAGTTGAAAGTAAATGTTATTGCATTTTTTGGCAATTATATGTATTAAATAGGTGAATAAATGTTGCTTTTCGGTGAAAACTTTTTTAAATATTCCTTGCTTGTCAACCCTATAAGGGTGGACAAGCCTATTCCCTAAAGGAATACAGAAGAAAAGACCCTAGAGCGTTGACCCTAGGAAAGACCCTAAAGGAGTGACTTCACGCAGTATAACAAGGGACTAGCTAGAAGTTACTACAAGTCATGGAATGCTAGCGAATGCTCCATGCTTGGTGGTAACTTCTGCAAGCCTGTCCCTTGTTATTCTGCGTGGGTTCTTCAATCATAGGCATATGATATTCAAAGCCTGTATCAATGTACTAAACTAAGCATTTAGCGGAGTGATGGATTAGCCACTTGTGGCTAGTACAACACTTAGCTAAATGTCTAGTTTAGTATGATGTACTAGCTGAATATGATATGCCTATTCCTTATTGACCCTAAAGATATGACAATAGAGTTGACCAAAGAGAAAGACATAAGGCTCGCACTAGTTCAGAATGTATGCAAAGCATAATGTCCTTTTTATTAGTTACTTTTAAAGTTATAGCTATAGATCATCAGGCATAGGTTGATTTTTGTTACTGTAACTTTACTTTAATATGTGATTTTGTATGATGTTAAGTTAAAGTAATTGATTAAAGTGGACTTTATGTGCTTTTATGTTAATATTTCCTTAAAAGATAAAAAGGGAGATGAATAGTTTTGGAAATTAATTTTTCAGATGAAAAAGTTGATTTATCAAAAGTTAATGATTTAAATGATATTGAAGAATTTACTATAGATAAGAAGAGCAGAAGAGAATATAAATCTGATTTTGAAAAAGACCAAGATTTACTTAAAGTGAACCAATTAACCATTAAAGGTAATGTTCAACCTAACACTCTCTCTAACCAAGAAAATACGCTTAGAGAGCCATTGAGGGCTAAAAAACAAGCATTTGAGATGAGATGGTTTAAAGTTCGTGATGTATCTGCAAAATTGGGGTATCGAAGGGAAACTATTTTGAGAAAAATTTATGCTGGTGAGATAATTGCCACAAAGCTAGGCAAGGAATGGAGAATATCAGAAGCTGAATTGAATAGATTACTTGAATAAAACATAAAAAAAGCAGGTACTTAGGGATAATGTAC from Clostridium cylindrosporum DSM 605 includes these protein-coding regions:
- a CDS encoding DNA sulfur modification protein DndB is translated as MLATGSITTISGTKGKQFGKDIYTSLIKFRDLEKFLAVFPKVQRKVDKTRVNLLAGYILKGLEEGNMSFLTSITATCRGDIFFNDTKQVIAIDTTSQLSINDGQHRFEGVRKAISEIKKEIRKTKAGDSKELLKGKLNLLEEMTLPIVIFANISESEEMQLFHDLNNLAKPPSKSVNLKFNQSNLYIRLAKEVSEENEFLSAYGIDMENNKLSDKNPNFALLNTISNSISFLLLGKDKQDDSFLKSENYQVHKQNVNAIFDNLFTYLPSDITNRKKYLLGKASILQGICKFIYNAKNKMELSDDVIYKVIEDTEWRHDDVWLNYGGSWDKSNEGITFSGSAAAIGSVNKMLMDNLEKINSL
- a CDS encoding Sau3AI family type II restriction endonuclease translates to MKFNSEKELLDYTERIKGKTFGELDKLDLLNKLKNDKGVLGKVVETGFYGYSLNNSAQADFSSLGIELKVTGLKVNKNNTVSAKERLVLSKINFCDIVNETFEFSKLIFKNKKLLIIWYEYKSNTSYSDFVIKHYQLYDMSIDEDVLKNDFSIIKNKVINGQAHLLSEGDTSYLGACTKASDSSERTNQPFSNEPAKPRAFSLKSSFMTGILRNSDKLLTNHNNFKTVEEYVLSKLKPYIGLTQLEIYNKITGLEINRIPKNLSKMISDRLIGKDTELVSKHDLFSKTTFIIKNIPVDENYHPIERLSFRNLVLSEFSNEWDDSDWQNYFQEVTIILICYEGKNKSNGHRVLKGIKRIAFTADDISLFEQSYKMVRDAIKDRDISKLPYPNKFNEPTLVIAPKGNSGDDAYNNFFENDTTKTCFMLDKEFVYNKIK
- the dcm gene encoding DNA (cytosine-5-)-methyltransferase, with product MEKSVCELFAGVGGFHVGLKRANTEWEVVFANQWEPSRRSQHAYECYINHFPNVNTQNINIEEINDNPQQYEIPRYNLLVGGFPCQDYSVAATGARGIEGKKGVLWWEIKKMLQRNRSPFVLLENVDRLLKSPAKQRGRDFAIILASFRDLGYSVEWRVINAADYGFPQKRTRVFIFAYLNTTNYYRRQIEVINNLSISDYIKDRGFFAEQFPVEDIVLTNECELNQDILTISNEFKFEFLNSGVMLNNRIMTQKYTPILETPMTLREVLETNVPEEYYLGEELGDWEYMKGAKAIPRKSRTGHEYTFREGAISFPDNLDRPARTMLTSESTKNRSTHVIRDPETNRLRVLTQVECERLNGFEDNWTNTGMPPKFRYFCMGNALVVGLIERMGMTLNNIFDHETGDNSISEVAIDME
- a CDS encoding N-acetylmuramoyl-L-alanine amidase family protein, with translation MFKTTVVIDPGHGGTDSGAIGNGLKEKDINLKVAQMVKSNLLKHKINPILTRDKDLFVSLTNRCIIANRNNARLFVSIHCNSYADAGANGIETLYYSQKGSELAKVINDKLVKATALRNRDIKQRTNLSVLKKTKMISCLTEIGFISNANDSKLLKSNEHLSRVAESITNGILLYLTEH
- a CDS encoding YvrJ family protein, coding for MLDENLINTIANIGFPIVVCTYLLTKLDKRLEVLTDTITKLNTIIENKKE
- a CDS encoding DUF2922 domain-containing protein, whose product is MYKKVLSLYFLDSNEEVHRINIPEVKDTITSAEIRALAELIVDSDVFGFENAQMVKAVSAKVIETSTTEITY
- a CDS encoding DUF1659 domain-containing protein; its protein translation is MIKRYFEQRNLILEVNLGTDKNGKSVSRKYNFRNIRPNATDTSIHAVAVAISKLIPFPTDAISIVEQQGLLDDSMEA
- a CDS encoding helix-turn-helix domain-containing protein; this translates as MEINFSDEKVDLSKVNDLNDIEEFTIDKKSRREYKSDFEKDQDLLKVNQLTIKGNVQPNTLSNQENTLREPLRAKKQAFEMRWFKVRDVSAKLGYRRETILRKIYAGEIIATKLGKEWRISEAELNRLLE